The Papio anubis isolate 15944 chromosome 5, Panubis1.0, whole genome shotgun sequence genome has a segment encoding these proteins:
- the SHLD3 gene encoding shieldin complex subunit 3 has product MTTEVILHYRPYESDPTQLPKIVEKAIQDFPTRPLSRFIPWFPYDGSKLPLRPKRSPPVISREAAEDVKQYLTISEHDAKSHNYDCTVDLLEFQPCLKKQHLTSSHALKEQTNSGNLGKQSEKGKQHNRRSWSISLPSNNCTEKVSPLSKKLQDSLKALNLHSLYRARWTIEHTICNSQTLEDIWTKLNQIIRHNELPSCNATIQRHLGEIWVFCDIMYCEYVGSLLKGRLALSGKINLFVHKYGVIFSM; this is encoded by the coding sequence ATGACTACAGAAGTAATATTACATTATCGACCATATGAGAGTGATCCCACACAACTGCCAAAAATTGTGGAAAAAGCAATTCAAGACTTTCCTACTCGTCCGCTATCAAGATTTATACCTTGGTTTCCATATGATGGGTCCAAGCTTCCACTCAGACCTAAAAGATCACCACCTGTGATTTCTCGAGAGGCAGCTGAAGATGTGAAACAGTACTTAACCATTTCAGAACATGATGCTAAGTCACACAATTATGATTGCACAGTAGATCTATTGGAGTTTCAACCTTGTTTGAAAAAGCAGCATTTAACCTCGTCACACGCATTGAAGGAACAGACTAATTCTGGAAATCTGGGTAAACAATCAGAGAAGGGAAAACAGCACAACAGGAGATCTTGGAGTATTTCCCTTCCCAGCAATAATTGTACTGAAAAAGTTTCTCCTTTGTCTAAAAAATTGCAAGATAGTTTAAAGGCACTAAATTTACACTCACTTTATAGAGCAAGATGGACAATAGAACACACTATTTGTAACAGCCAAACTCTGGAAGACATTTGGACAAAACTCAATCAAATTATTAGGCACAATGAACTTCCATCTTGTAATGCTACAATTCAGAGGCATTTAGGCGAAATATGGGTGTTCTGTGATATTATGTATTGTGAATATGTGGGAAGTCTTCTTAAAGGAAGATTAGCTCTTTctggaaaaattaatttatttgtgcaTAAATATGGTGTTATTTTTAGTATGTAA